The Sesamum indicum cultivar Zhongzhi No. 13 linkage group LG9, S_indicum_v1.0, whole genome shotgun sequence genome segment AAGTGCAATACAGTTGCTAAGTGATTGGTATATAGTTAAGAAAAAGTGACCAATTACAGAGCGAGTGTATTGATTCGaccaaatcaaatcaaattgtaATCTCATGcatctatttttcttatttttcttcaatcttcaaaagagaataaaccaaaaaacaaataaattttagcaataaattttctaaaatttatcgaCAATTTTcctattattgataattttttgttaagattatTTAGAAAGTTTGtggtttaaatttatttattttattattcacctttgaagaaaaatagaaaaaacggTTGTATTAGattacaatttgaaaaaaacctcaaaatgggaggaaaatagtaattttttcaactttaaaTGAAACTTGTATTAAGTTCAATGAAAAAGTTAATGGAATGATCAAAAgtgccaaaaaaaattgaagtttaagaattaaaattataattttaaattatttgagaatcaaaattgcattaataattatatttgatgacacaaaatgcatttatggCCACAAATATAAAGATTCTGTCTTTTGCTAAACTTGGACTAACGTTCAGGCGGACAAAcaatcattacaaaaatctGAGAACTTTTctgtctttcttcttctttttccgaATATGGCCTGGATTTGGACAGCGATATCTGTGATTAATTTTCTTTGGCTCCTTCAGGTGCTGCTAAGCCTGAAAAGGAACAGAAAACTGCCTCCGGGTCCAACAGGTTTGCCAATTATCGGTCATTTCCACCTGTTGGGGAAGAATCCTCACCAAGATTTCCATAATTTAGCCCAAAAATATGGACCCATCATGTACCTACGCTTCGGCTTCGTGCCCACCATTGTCGTATCGTCGCCTGCGGCCGCCGAGCTGGTTCTCAAGACCCATGATCTGATCTTCGCCGGCAGGGCTCATCATCAGGCCGCCAAGGAGATAAGCTACGATAAGAGAAACATCGTCTTCGCACAGTATGGTATTTACTGGCGCAACATGCGCAAATTGTGCACCCTGGAGCTTCTCAGCAACTTCAAGATCAACCAGTTTCAGCCCATGAGGAGGGCTGAGATTGAGGTGTTTGTTGAGTCTCTCCAACGGGCTGCCGGGAAACGGGAAACTGTGGATATCAGTGCGAAAATTTCGGCCTTGATTGGGGATATGACTTGCCTTATGGTGTTTGGGAGGAAGTTCGCTGACGgggatttggatgaaaaaggGTTTAAAGCTGTGATTGGGGAGACCTTGCAGGTGGCCGCTCTGCCTAATATTGCGGATTATTTTCCTTTCCTGGCGGCGCTTGATCTTCAGGGGTTGACCCGACGGATGAAGGAATTGAGCAAGACTTTTGATGGGTTTCTGGAGAGGATTATTGATGATCATATTCAGAACAAGCAAGAGAAGAAGCATGCTCAAGACTTTGCCGATACCATGATCACTATTATGGAGTCTGGAGAAGCCGGATTCGAGTTTGATCGCCGCCATGTCAAGGCTGTGCTCTTGGTAATTATTTTAcaggaaaaatacaagcaaaaaATTAGTCtctaccaaaaataaatagcaatttaactttctgtatttcttaaaatacggtaattattatcttatattttttaaatataaagcaatttacctctttagatatgtaagtaaattattttattttaaatagtacaAGGAGGcaaattgctataatttttatatagggttaatttgctcatttttaatatcacattgGATAAATTACTGTTCACGCATTATTTAACTTGACGGGACTTCAAGTACCCTCCCAAAACTtgatttattatcttaaaaaaactGAATTGGAAAAGTTTAAGAAAATGGGCTCCTTTTGTTCTCNNNNNNNNNNNNNNNNNNNNNNNNNCAACTGTAGTGGAATGGGCACTTTCAGAACTCATCAGGCACCCAAAAGCAATGAAGAAACTGCAGCAAGAATTGGAAAAAGTAGTCGGCATGGACCAAATAGTGGAGGAATCACACCTCGACAGACTCGAGTACTTGGATATGGTCGTGAAGGAGACACTGAGGCTCCACCCGGCCGTCCCATTGTTAATCCACGAGTCCCTGGAAGATTGCGTAGTCGATCAATTCCATGTGCCGAAAGGATCACGACTCATAGTGAATGTATGGTCCATCGGCAAAGATCCTAATGCTTGGAGAGAGCCTCAAAAGTTTCTGCCAGAGAGGTTCATTGGCAGCAATATAGACCTCCGAGGACAAGATTTTCAGCTCATACCGTTCGGGTCTGGCAGGAGAGGCTGTCCGGGGTTGCAGTTGGGGCTGACGGTGGTCCGTTTAGTGTTGGCACAGTTGGTGCATTGCTTTGATTGGGAGCTCCCTGATGGTATGGTAGCTAGTGAATTGGACATGGCTGAGCACTTTGGCCTGGTGACTTGTAGAGAGAACCATCTCTTGGCTGTTCCGACTTATCGATTGCTTAAATGAATGACGGCCGGATGTTCGTTTGAGGCTATGTTGGTTGgttttaactttatatatactagCATTTGAAGGTGCATTCGATGTatgtgtaaaatattaaaaaaataaatgtatttgtgaatgaaaaatgtagcaattaaaatttctatattGTTCTAAAGTTATATATAAGATCTTCaggaatttaaatattaaattttgttagcTTTATACGTTAATGATGAATGAGAGACAAAAAGGAGCCGTAAAatggaaatatttaaattagttacaAGAAGtgaaaatattgcaataattATGGAATATTAGCAATAGTTAGTAGATCAAACTTGGGACAATAATGATCATTCTTGGAGTGACATTAAATAGCTAGTACTAGGATGCTTGGCTAAGCTCATATATAAACTCTTCAAAATATTCCAAAGATATTTGACAGCacataagttttaaaattttattttgcaaaatttttcattaagaGTTTATacgattttaaaataaaatattttgactctTTCTAATAAACTTATCTGacctttttcaaaatattttataagttctaTAACATTAACATGtcataagacaaaaatattagtattcaCACATAGACacactctctctttctctctcacacacacatacacacttTATCTGTCTAGAATTTTattgctatttaattttccTTGCATTCAAAAAGGGGACAAGAGTtcatttgttaataataaattatcatagttaaacaaaaataagatagccactataaaaaaaaatgggatttAGGGAGGATAATGCGATCGTTCCTGATGAGTATGGCCCAAGATTGATTGGCTCAAGAAGAAATACGAAGACCAGGCCAAGCTCGACTGGCCAGAAAAAACTCAGCCCGTCCAAAGGTACTAGGTTCAGCCCAAGAAGGAAGCACCCTGCAGGGTTCAGCCAAAGAGGGAGCCCGCCACACCAGAACCTGTTCAAGAAGCAAGCATGTTCCATCAAAATTGGACTAGAATTTAGAGAGAATCACGCGATCATTCCTAATTGGAACGATCATTGGAACTCTTGAGGAACGGAATCAGTTTGTCGATGTCAGGATCCtattaaatttcatcatttatttttgaaacgGCCAAATTGTTACTAGAACAATACCAGATTTAGTGTTACAAGTTGTCTTCCTATGGTCGTGCGAACATTAAAACAGCAATGTATTGTAACACAGTTTGGAACGATTTTGCAAACATTGAAACGGCCCACTAATTGCACAAAGTCACCGTTCCAAAATGAGATCCAATGTTCGTTGAAAAATAgatagttaaaaaaatcattccaaaatgAGTACAATTTAGATGGTTTAAATACTTAGAAAAATTTGTATTACATTGtccatttttaaatatagtatTTGTAAAACTTTTTTCAAGAACCGTCCAAAGTGAGCTACAATTTAACACAACCTTAATGGATAGAGAAAGCGGTACTACAATAACCATTCCAACGGTGTTACAACTTTGTCATTCCTACATGTGTTCCAGGACACGTTCCTAAATGTGTTGCAATGGCTATATTATAAGGCTGATTTTTGGAGTTCCAAACACCATTCCAATGTCCTTTCCaaattttcctatatatatattactttgtttcatttaaccacttataaaattttgtattcttTTCCACCAGgaacgaattttttttttttttgtaaattaccATTCCACCACAATCAGTTCCAATCTGTACGGTAcattgttgaatttttaatttggaatgatttgTTTCAATTAACTGTAAccacttataaaattttgtattcttTTCCACCAGgaacgaattttttttttttttgtaaattaccATTCCACCACAATCAGTTCCAATCTGTACGGTAcattgttgaatttttaatttggaatgatttgTTTTCAATTAACTGTTCCAAAATGAGttctaatataatttcattagcgcttattgcaaaataaaggagggaaattcaaatattggaatgattttttcaaattgacCGTTTCAAAATGAGtttcaatataatttcatttagcGCCCCTtgcaaaataaagtaaaaaaaataaaacttggaacaattatatattagattGCCGttcctaattataaattatcattaatcgTTCCAAAGGTTGCTAACCGTTCCATAATGTGTATACAAAATATCTAATGTACGTTTCGATTACGATATCTCAATATCCACTAGCTGGATTAATTCCAAACATAAACACCTATAAAATTCTGTCTATTTGCACCTTTTTGAATCTCGCTTATCACGAATGAGATACAATATCTCGATATCCGTGTAACAAAAATCTCCAAAACTTCATTAAAATCAGTCTTTTGTCTATTTAATCATATCTAATGGTCTGATCAAAATTTTAACGGTCTGATTAAGCAAAACAGTACAACGATGTAAGATACTAATTAcatctatgtaatattaataaatttaaatatacaaatacatcatatagtgaaaatatatcaatgtcatgaaaaatattttatatttttaattgtctTAATACACACATTGTATACTTTTCTTTGCTCTTTAATTTATTCGGAATGGGTTTTTCttaatgtttgtttattttcttggaaaataCATTATAAGTTGCGACATTATTTGAAACAgccataataaaaaaagacaattccaaaaaatgtaatatataaattattatttgtgacATTGTTTGAAAAGcgtcataattaaaaaagatcgttctaaaaaatattatataaatctgCCCCTTAGTAGAATTTTCCACACTTAGTAGAGAGGGGGAGATGAAAGTGACCCATCACCTCGACATTTTAATATTAGGgtatttaaactaattatattaatataattcttttactaataaaaaaataaataactctcGCTTTCACTGTCTTTCCCCGCTATCCCCCTGCTAGCCCATTCCGCTACCTCCTGCCACCACCTCCCCCCTCCTACTACACCCCTCCCCCACCTCTTGCCATCATGAGGGCCGTACACAGAGCTCTATccatttgtaaaaaaaaatataatttgtgtaaCCCCATacgaaaatatttataaaaattatcgaATGAAAAGTCGTACGTACGAAAGTGAAATCGAAAGTTTTGTTTTGAAAGTGTAGTGGAAAGTGATAGCCTCTTACGCagaatttatagaggtttgccgcggttaaatttttttaacaccaTAGAAAAAATGATAGTGATGGGTCACTGACTGACCCATCACTGGCCGCAGCTGCCTTTAGTCAATTGATTTACCAAGGCTACCAGCACTGGCAACCTTCATTTAACAAGGCTGGTCAGCCTTGATAAATGCTAACCGTTGATTTAACAAGACTGGTCAGTCTTTTTGATTTAACAAGACGAACAATGTGTCAGCcttgtaattaaataagacTGATACatcgttcaattttttttaaataaaaaagttagtgGTAGGTTCCATTACGTGTATAAATAGTTGTGCTTCAAATAGATATACGCAACAATCCATTCACTCTTGCCATCTCAAATATAGTCATGcattatttctctttttcttgctAACTATGTCTACTTCATCTTTTTGAATTGAagtttttatgtattttggtGGTGAATTATGCAGCGATGGAGGGTCTCTTCACTTATTGAAGTTTTTGTGTCTTTTGGAAGTGCCAATATTATTTGAACATCTTGTCCGGTAATTAGCCGAGTTGATGCCACCAGTGAGCTAGCCCTTAACGAACACCGAAGAGGGAAGAAACACAAGTCAAAGGATATTGCATTGAGAGCTCAAAACGCCGGACTGTTACCAAAGAAAGCTACCAAGCAAATTTACATTTTGCTCTTTGGTGTAGATGTGCCTGGTAGGAGTCTCCTCTCAAAAAGTTATGAATGATCATAACAATGGGAAAAAACGTATCAGGCAAGAGTAATTGTGcctcattgtattttttataattataccaaaaaatatacactattacatttgtacacttaattgtaattttttaaattaatacaattttgatttatgatttttggactttaatatgctgttaaaaattaattatatataattaaataaaatatatataattaaataaatttatataattaaatgaaattatataattaatttatataaaatttaaattaaacgaaagaaaaaagaaaaatggctGGTGTCGTGATTATAGATCGCAACTTGGGTAATTTTGctgaaaaaaatagtttttaatgTCAAATCACGACTcgacatattaatattaatatattaaaaattattatattaatataatttttttttacaataaaaaaataaataactctctctttctctgtcTCTCCCCGCTATCCCCCTGCTAGCCCATTCCGCTACCCCCTGCCACCACCTCCCCCCTCCTACTACACCCCTCCCCCACCTCTTGCCACGCCTCTCATACGTGGAAGCACCTGTTGCTGCCTGCCGCATCTTCCCCCGCCTGTTGGCCCCACTCCATTTCAAAAGATGGATGTAGGAGGAGCAGGTTTGAAAAAGGATCTTAGAGTGTCTAGGGTTGGGCCAGGAGGGTCTCTTAACgccttcttttttcttctcatcgAAGTTATTTCACAAAAACTTGCCGGGGTAAGGAAGAAGGGGGGAACAAGCACACTTGGAGAGCGCAGTACAACGGAGAGTTGTATGCTGCGTTCGGGAAGGATGAATCGCTCCCGAAAAGGAATCTATTGATTCTCTCCCAATTGGTTGGACCGTAGGTGCGATGATTTACTTCACGGGCGAGGTCTCGGGTTCAAGTCCAGGATGGCCCAGCTGCGCCAGGGAAAAGAATAGAAGAAGCATCTAACTACTTCATGCATGCTCCACTCTTTCTTAAAtcaagttcaattttttttatttttactattattatgtGGATAATGAGTTGGATGCtgatgatgatttttttatggtgatgatgatgattaatTTCTAGAGTTTTTTTGGCAATTCTTTTGaagcttttgaattttttttgcaatttttctgaatttgtttgtaattttctgtatttaaatatgttttttgtattgaatttttttttgaaaatttttctgaaaaattaaaatattttctcaaaattaaaaatttaaaactgaaaattgaaactattttcttaaatgCATTCTGAAGTATGTATTTtgtattcaattattttctaaaattattttcagaaattttaaaattattttctgaaatattaaaatttaagaaatatttcagTGCTTCAAAAAGGTTGCTAGGGTGTGGCAATGTGGGTTCTATTTCTCAAAGATacatgaatttaaaataaataccaaTTACAATCATTATAACActctaaaatttgattaaattctgtttttaatttttcagattttttttttcattttttgttttattcgTGATCAAAATCtatttgagtgttttgtttttaaatttttttatgtaaaatattggtggaaattattaaaaactatttcactagattttctatttttctgaaattttctgaaaatattcatattttttttggtaaatattaGTGAAAGTATATGtttgtgaaaatatttttgggataattacatttacaccccttggcctatggtctatttacacaaatcactcctatcttttagataattacacatatatccACCAAATGTCAATATCCCTAACACAAACCACCCCttactttttttgaaaaattacaaacacacttcttaaaaatgttaacatcattatacaAATTACCCCTATTTTTTGGTTGTCAGGGGCATTTTCTGTAATATGCAAAAGATAGGGatggtttgtataaatagatcataagtcagaaagtgaaaatataattatcccaatatgtttttgttatttcataataagtatatatgaacatattttgtaaaacatttgtcaaaatatttttagccaaaatattttcgGAAAATATATGTGaagatattttaagaaaatatttttcttaatttttatgattttagaatgcattttgtattaaaattttgtatcaattttttatgaaattaaataattttttgtaaatattttttaatgtaatttgagtgtagtttttttgtaattattgtgtatttgAAGTCCATACAAGCCAGCTACTCGATTGCGGGACCGTCACAACTGATCGCCTCGACTAGTGCCTTAACACAGCCTCCGACAAACCACCTTGGACCGTCACAATCGATCGCCTCGACTAGTGCCTTAACACAGCCTCCGACAAACCACCTTGCTCCAAACGCGGATGATATAGACATCGCTGATGAGGAGGATTTAATtaggttttgtttttttctttcaattttgtaattggaTAATATTGTATactaatacaatatttttcccctcattattcatgtttcataacgtttattacattacattatttcatatttattcaattaattaaactcataaatataattaaatttaataattaattatataaattaaattattttataaaatttttgtcattaaataaaaatataggaacgattttagtaattattaagaaaaatattacaaatctcGATATCAAGACAGTTCCAAACATCATTTCTCAAACAATTCTA includes the following:
- the LOC105171247 gene encoding cytochrome P450 CYP736A12-like, giving the protein MAWIWTAISVINFLWLLQVLLSLKRNRKLPPGPTGLPIIGHFHLLGKNPHQDFHNLAQKYGPIMYLRFGFVPTIVVSSPAAAELVLKTHDLIFAGRAHHQAAKEISYDKRNIVFAQYGIYWRNMRKLCTLELLSNFKINQFQPMRRAEIEVFVESLQRAAGKRETVDISAKISALIGDMTCLMVFGRKFADGDLDEKGFKAVIGETLQVAALPNIADYFPFLAALDLQGLTRRMKELSKTFDGFLERIIDDHIQNKQEKKHAQDFADTMITIMESGEAGFEFDRRHVKAVLLVIILQEKYKQKIMEWALSELIRHPKAMKKLQQELEKVVGMDQIVEESHLDRLEYLDMVVKETLRLHPAVPLLIHESLEDCVVDQFHVPKGSRLIVNVWSIGKDPNAWREPQKFLPERFIGSNIDLRGQDFQLIPFGSGRRGCPGLQLGLTVVRLVLAQLVHCFDWELPDGMVASELDMAEHFGLVTCRENHLLAVPTYRLLK